In Anaerostipes hadrus ATCC 29173 = JCM 17467, a single genomic region encodes these proteins:
- the fsa gene encoding fructose-6-phosphate aldolase, producing the protein MRFFVDTADVDQIRKANDMGVICGVTTNPSLIAKSGRQFEDVIKEITSIVDGAISGEVKATTTDAEGMIKEGREIAKIHPNMVVKIPTTIEGLKATKVLSSEGIKTNLTLIFNPNQALLAARAGATYVSPFLGRLDDISQNGLDLIADIREIFDAAGDIDTQIICASVRNPIHVTECAKMGADIATVPYNVFEQMMKHPLTDQGIAKFQADYKAVFGE; encoded by the coding sequence ATGAGATTTTTCGTGGATACAGCAGATGTAGATCAGATTCGTAAAGCAAATGATATGGGAGTTATCTGTGGAGTTACAACAAACCCTTCACTGATCGCTAAATCAGGAAGACAGTTTGAAGATGTGATCAAAGAAATCACTTCTATTGTAGATGGAGCTATCAGTGGTGAAGTAAAAGCTACAACAACTGATGCAGAAGGAATGATCAAAGAAGGAAGAGAAATCGCTAAGATTCATCCAAACATGGTAGTTAAGATTCCTACAACGATCGAAGGATTAAAAGCTACAAAGGTATTATCTTCTGAAGGGATCAAAACAAATCTGACATTGATCTTCAATCCAAATCAGGCTTTATTAGCAGCAAGAGCTGGAGCAACATATGTATCTCCATTCTTAGGAAGACTGGATGACATTTCTCAGAACGGATTAGATTTAATTGCAGACATCAGAGAGATCTTTGATGCAGCAGGAGATATCGATACACAGATCATTTGTGCAAGTGTACGTAACCCAATCCACGTAACAGAATGTGCTAAGATGGGAGCAGACATTGCAACAGTACCTTACAACGTATTTGAACAGATGATGAAACACCCATTAACAGATCAGGGAATTGCTAAATTCCAGGCAGATTACAAAGCAGTATTCGGAGAATAA
- a CDS encoding transketolase family protein, whose protein sequence is MAEVKKIATRESYGNALVELGQENPNVVVLDADLAAATKTGMFKKAFPERHIDCGIAECNMIGIAAGLAAAGMTPFASSFAMFAAGRAFEQVRNSVGYPHLNVKIGATHGGISVGEDGATHQCCEDIALMRTIPGMTVIVPSDDIEAKAAVKAAAAMEGPVYMRFGRLAVPVINDEDYKFEIGKGKVLREGTDVAIIANGLCVAESLDAAEKLAAEGINAQVINMATVKPLDTELVLEAAKATGKVVTVEEHSVIGGLGSAVCDVLSEQLPTPVLKIGVNDVFGHSGPAVELIKEFGLDGDSIAAKVKEFVK, encoded by the coding sequence ATGGCAGAAGTAAAGAAGATTGCGACAAGAGAAAGCTATGGTAATGCTTTAGTTGAATTAGGACAGGAAAACCCTAATGTTGTAGTTTTAGATGCTGACTTAGCCGCTGCAACAAAAACAGGAATGTTTAAGAAAGCTTTTCCAGAAAGACATATTGATTGTGGTATCGCAGAATGTAATATGATCGGTATCGCTGCTGGACTTGCAGCAGCAGGAATGACTCCATTTGCAAGTAGTTTTGCGATGTTTGCAGCAGGACGTGCATTCGAGCAGGTAAGAAACTCTGTTGGATATCCACATTTAAATGTTAAGATCGGAGCTACTCATGGTGGTATTTCCGTAGGTGAAGATGGAGCTACACATCAGTGTTGTGAAGATATTGCATTAATGCGTACAATCCCTGGAATGACAGTGATCGTTCCATCTGATGATATTGAAGCAAAAGCAGCAGTAAAAGCTGCAGCAGCGATGGAAGGACCTGTTTATATGAGATTCGGACGTCTGGCTGTACCAGTGATCAACGATGAAGATTACAAATTCGAGATCGGAAAAGGTAAAGTCTTAAGAGAAGGAACAGACGTAGCGATCATTGCTAATGGATTATGTGTTGCTGAATCCTTAGATGCAGCTGAGAAATTAGCAGCAGAAGGAATCAATGCTCAGGTAATCAATATGGCAACTGTAAAACCATTAGATACAGAACTTGTATTAGAAGCAGCGAAAGCAACTGGTAAAGTTGTTACAGTAGAAGAACATTCTGTGATCGGTGGATTAGGAAGTGCTGTATGTGATGTATTATCTGAACAGCTTCCAACACCAGTATTAAAGATCGGTGTGAATGACGTATTCGGACATTCAGGACCAGCAGTAGAACTGATCAAAGAATTCGGATTAGATGGTGACAGTATCGCTGCCAAGGTAAAAGAATTTGTAAAATAG
- a CDS encoding NADP-dependent isocitrate dehydrogenase translates to MSKIQMTTPLVEMDGDEMTRILWKMIKDELLLPFIDLKTEYYDLGLEHRNETNDQVTFDSAEATKKYGVAVKCATITPNAARMDEYDLKEMWKSPNGTIRAILDGTVFRAPITVKGIEPTVSKWKKPITIARHAYGDVYKGVEIKVPGAGKAELVFTGEDGTEIRETIHDFDGPGVIQGMHNIDASIASFARSCFTYALDTKQDLWFATKDTISKKYDHTFKDIFQEIFDAEYKEKFDAAGIEYFYTLIDDAVARVMKSEGGFIWACKNYDGDVMSDMISSAFGSLAMMTSVLVSPHGYYEYEAAHGTVQRHYYKHLKGEETSTNSVATIFAWTGALRKRGELDGNEELMAFADKLEKATLDTIESGTMTKDLALITTLENVNAVNSEEFIKAIATRL, encoded by the coding sequence ATGAGCAAAATTCAGATGACTACTCCATTAGTAGAGATGGATGGAGATGAGATGACAAGAATTCTTTGGAAGATGATCAAAGATGAATTGTTATTACCATTTATTGATTTAAAAACAGAATATTATGACCTTGGGTTAGAACACAGAAACGAGACAAACGATCAGGTTACATTTGATTCCGCAGAAGCAACAAAGAAATATGGAGTTGCAGTCAAATGTGCAACGATCACTCCAAATGCAGCGCGTATGGATGAATATGATTTAAAAGAGATGTGGAAGAGTCCAAATGGAACAATCCGTGCGATCTTAGACGGAACAGTATTCCGTGCACCGATCACAGTCAAAGGAATCGAACCAACCGTCAGCAAATGGAAGAAACCGATCACGATCGCAAGACATGCCTATGGTGATGTATACAAAGGTGTGGAAATCAAAGTTCCAGGAGCAGGAAAAGCAGAATTAGTATTCACAGGAGAAGATGGAACAGAGATCAGAGAAACAATTCATGATTTTGACGGACCAGGAGTGATCCAGGGAATGCATAACATTGATGCATCTATTGCAAGCTTTGCAAGAAGCTGCTTTACATATGCATTAGACACAAAACAGGATCTGTGGTTTGCAACAAAAGACACGATCTCTAAGAAATACGATCACACATTCAAAGATATCTTCCAGGAAATCTTTGATGCAGAATACAAAGAGAAATTTGACGCAGCAGGAATTGAATATTTCTACACACTGATCGATGATGCAGTAGCCCGCGTTATGAAATCAGAAGGTGGATTTATCTGGGCATGTAAGAACTATGACGGAGATGTTATGAGTGATATGATCTCATCTGCATTCGGATCATTAGCAATGATGACATCTGTATTAGTATCACCACACGGATACTATGAATACGAAGCAGCTCATGGAACAGTACAGCGTCATTATTATAAACATCTGAAAGGTGAAGAGACATCTACAAACTCTGTAGCAACAATCTTCGCATGGACAGGAGCGTTAAGAAAACGTGGAGAATTAGATGGTAATGAAGAATTAATGGCATTTGCAGATAAACTTGAGAAAGCTACATTAGACACGATCGAGAGTGGTACAATGACAAAAGACTTGGCACTTATTACAACTCTTGAGAATGTGAATGCTGTGAATAGTGAAGAGTTTATTAAGGCAATTGCTACTCGTTTGTAA
- a CDS encoding DUF975 family protein produces the protein MNMWTRSELKERGKAALHRNYWIVVLATLVVTALTGGTGNAAGNGSLQEGSNIAAGNGDAASSLIQTLFSFFGVAGDMIYKNLIGPMYNGMYVSFILILIITAFSVGLLFKIFVGNLFEVGGCRFYEENSEHKTRIALIVDGFLNGAYLRNVATIFCRDLYTVLWTLCLIIPGIVKSYEYKMIPYILAENPQISRKRAFEISKNMMDGEKWNAFVLDLSFIGWNLLSTITFGIVGVLYVNPYVNTTWAEFYKVMRKNALETGNATREELIGLRKEADI, from the coding sequence ATGAATATGTGGACAAGAAGTGAATTGAAGGAACGAGGAAAGGCAGCACTGCATCGCAATTATTGGATCGTTGTGCTTGCAACACTTGTAGTGACAGCATTAACGGGAGGAACTGGTAATGCAGCAGGGAATGGTTCCCTGCAGGAAGGAAGTAATATAGCAGCAGGAAATGGTGATGCGGCATCAAGTTTGATACAAACATTGTTTTCGTTTTTTGGAGTTGCAGGTGATATGATCTATAAAAATCTGATAGGTCCGATGTATAATGGAATGTATGTGTCATTTATTCTGATCTTGATCATAACAGCCTTTAGTGTAGGTTTGTTGTTTAAGATTTTTGTAGGAAATCTGTTTGAAGTTGGAGGCTGTCGTTTTTATGAGGAGAACAGCGAACATAAGACAAGAATCGCATTGATCGTTGATGGATTCCTCAATGGTGCATACTTAAGAAATGTTGCTACGATCTTTTGCAGGGATCTTTATACAGTGCTGTGGACGTTGTGTTTAATTATACCAGGGATCGTGAAAAGTTATGAATATAAAATGATCCCTTATATTCTTGCGGAAAACCCACAGATATCAAGGAAGAGAGCGTTTGAGATCAGTAAAAATATGATGGATGGAGAAAAATGGAATGCATTCGTACTTGATCTGTCATTTATCGGATGGAATCTGTTATCAACGATCACATTTGGGATTGTAGGAGTTTTATATGTGAATCCGTATGTGAATACAACATGGGCAGAATTTTATAAAGTTATGAGGAAAAATGCATTGGAAACAGGAAATGCAACAAGAGAAGAACTGATCGGGCTTAGAAAAGAAGCAGATATTTAA
- a CDS encoding GntR family transcriptional regulator, whose protein sequence is MGAFYLDIKKDLLDKILSGVYQQGSIIPNEYELAEIYNVSRPTIRKAVQILVDEGYLEKRKKRGTIVCDPTIRQEFAQVIQTFDKEVKEKGLTPSTKVLTFKQEKAEEEVRQKLNLKETEKVYKLVRLRYVDDQPNVLVTTYVPCRLFEHLSEVDFEKESLYQTFHKEGRDITSIQRKLDVILADETCADLLDVKNGDPLFYFHSTGYDESHTAIEYSIAKYRGDRNSFVFQLSNNVYYS, encoded by the coding sequence ATGGGAGCATTTTATTTAGATATAAAAAAAGATTTATTAGATAAGATCTTAAGTGGAGTTTACCAGCAAGGAAGTATCATACCAAATGAATATGAATTAGCTGAGATCTACAACGTCAGCCGGCCGACGATCCGTAAGGCGGTACAAATTTTAGTGGATGAGGGATATTTAGAAAAACGTAAAAAACGAGGGACGATCGTATGTGATCCAACGATCCGGCAGGAATTTGCACAGGTGATTCAGACATTTGATAAAGAAGTAAAAGAAAAAGGACTGACTCCATCGACAAAAGTTCTGACATTCAAACAAGAAAAGGCAGAAGAAGAAGTTCGCCAGAAATTGAATCTCAAAGAAACAGAAAAAGTTTATAAACTGGTCAGATTGAGATACGTTGATGATCAGCCTAATGTTCTGGTTACAACGTATGTGCCATGCAGACTGTTTGAACATTTGTCAGAAGTTGATTTTGAAAAGGAGAGTTTATATCAGACATTTCATAAGGAAGGAAGAGATATCACATCTATACAGAGAAAGCTGGATGTGATCCTTGCAGATGAAACATGTGCGGATCTGTTAGATGTCAAAAATGGAGATCCTTTATTTTATTTTCATTCCACAGGATATGATGAAAGTCATACAGCAATTGAATATTCAATTGCGAAATATCGGGGAGATCGGAATAGCTTTGTTTTTCAACTTTCAAATAACGTGTATTATTCTTAA
- the deoC gene encoding deoxyribose-phosphate aldolase: MKSYTLDDLARMIDHTNLHTDASPKDMEVLCNEAKEHHFAMVAINQVQSGLCAKLLEGTDIHTGAAISFPLGQTTIASKVFDTKDAIANGANEIDYVVNQTEIKASNWDYIKDEMSQIVAACHEKDVTCKVIFENCYLNDEEKIKLCEIAKEVKPDFIKTSTGFGTGGATFDDVKLMKEHVGDAVKVKAAGGIRDAKTFMKMIECGAQRIGTSAGISIIKEFEAMMKEQGVSTLEI; the protein is encoded by the coding sequence ATGAAATCATATACATTAGATGATCTTGCAAGAATGATCGATCACACAAATTTACATACGGATGCTTCTCCTAAAGACATGGAGGTCTTATGTAATGAGGCGAAAGAACATCATTTTGCCATGGTAGCGATCAATCAGGTGCAGTCTGGATTATGTGCAAAGTTACTGGAAGGAACGGATATTCATACAGGAGCTGCTATCTCTTTCCCATTAGGTCAGACAACAATTGCTTCTAAAGTCTTTGATACAAAAGATGCCATTGCAAATGGTGCAAATGAGATTGATTATGTTGTAAATCAGACAGAGATCAAAGCTTCTAACTGGGATTATATCAAGGATGAGATGTCACAGATCGTTGCTGCCTGCCATGAAAAAGATGTTACTTGTAAAGTCATTTTTGAAAACTGTTATCTTAATGATGAGGAGAAGATCAAGCTTTGTGAAATCGCCAAAGAGGTGAAACCTGATTTTATCAAAACATCCACTGGTTTCGGTACTGGCGGTGCTACTTTTGATGATGTGAAATTAATGAAAGAGCATGTTGGAGATGCGGTAAAGGTAAAAGCTGCTGGTGGAATCCGTGATGCCAAGACATTTATGAAAATGATAGAGTGCGGTGCCCAACGTATCGGAACAAGTGCTGGTATCTCGATCATCAAGGAATTCGAAGCTATGATGAAAGAACAAGGCGTTTCCACACTTGAGATCTAG
- a CDS encoding LacI family DNA-binding transcriptional regulator — MGLKKKVTTKDIADYVGLSQSAVSMILNNKTNVSFSDSTRQKVLDAAKELGYQKKKKSIEQTSKPLSKVILIMCPFLSNHYYTTLVHSITERAHDYGYLTFVAPTLRNPSTEQYYLDLMKNDLDTAGIVYLYPTSFLPEVNDMSKQIPIVNIGDKNDEITFDSIHVSSSKPARLVAEHLISLGHRKITYISTPISDIERSRSKRYDALVATFKEYGFGDDCVSIRSLSPGEYNLLSPNMLEYSSGYNLTKQILEEGTDSTAFVGYNDMVAFGILDALYELKYKVPNDFSVCGFDNIPMADMNRISLTTVEHSIEAKGREAVDIIVRIRDSKTKNQPRSFVTKLEFEPFIVKRKSTGRAKF, encoded by the coding sequence ATGGGTTTAAAGAAGAAAGTAACGACCAAAGACATCGCAGATTACGTCGGTCTTTCCCAGTCTGCAGTCTCCATGATCTTAAATAATAAGACTAATGTCTCTTTTTCAGACAGCACCAGACAGAAAGTTTTGGACGCTGCAAAAGAACTTGGCTATCAAAAAAAGAAAAAATCCATTGAGCAGACATCAAAGCCTTTATCGAAAGTCATTTTGATCATGTGTCCGTTCTTATCTAACCATTATTATACAACTCTGGTTCATTCGATCACAGAACGAGCACATGATTATGGATATCTTACCTTTGTTGCACCAACACTGCGAAACCCGAGCACCGAACAATATTATCTGGATCTTATGAAAAATGATCTGGATACTGCTGGAATCGTTTATCTGTATCCAACTTCTTTTCTTCCAGAAGTCAATGATATGTCAAAACAGATTCCGATCGTCAATATCGGGGATAAAAATGACGAGATCACTTTCGACTCGATCCATGTCAGCAGCTCCAAACCTGCCAGACTCGTCGCAGAACATTTGATCTCCCTTGGACACCGCAAGATCACTTATATATCAACACCGATCAGTGATATTGAACGTTCCAGATCAAAACGTTACGATGCACTTGTTGCAACCTTCAAAGAATACGGCTTTGGAGATGACTGCGTCAGTATTCGTTCCCTCTCACCCGGAGAGTATAATCTGCTGTCTCCAAATATGCTGGAATATTCTTCCGGATACAATCTGACAAAACAGATTCTCGAAGAGGGAACTGATTCTACCGCCTTCGTTGGGTACAATGATATGGTTGCATTTGGAATCCTAGATGCATTATATGAATTAAAATACAAAGTACCAAATGACTTCTCTGTCTGTGGTTTCGATAATATCCCAATGGCCGATATGAATCGTATTTCACTTACTACGGTGGAACATTCTATCGAAGCAAAAGGAAGAGAAGCCGTTGATATCATTGTACGCATCCGCGACTCAAAGACCAAGAACCAGCCTCGAAGCTTTGTTACAAAGTTGGAATTTGAACCATTTATCGTGAAACGAAAAAGCACTGGGAGGGCGAAGTTTTAA
- a CDS encoding transketolase produces MTTAELKKTANEVRKGIIKSTHAAKSGHPGGSLSAADVFTYLYFVELNVDPKNPKDENRDRFVLSKGHVAPGYYSTLAERGFFPKEDLLTLRHVGSYLQGHPDMKKIPGVDMSSGSLGQGISAAVGMALAAKLQNKDYRTYTLLGDGEIQEGQVWEAAMFAGSRKLDNLVVIVDNNGLQIDGPIDEVNSPYPIGAKFEAFNFNVVEIDGHDFDQIADAFKQAKECKGKPTAIIMKTIKGKGVSFMENQVSWHGSAPNDEQCKQALEELEKVGE; encoded by the coding sequence ATGACAACCGCAGAATTAAAGAAAACAGCAAATGAGGTTCGCAAAGGTATCATTAAATCAACACATGCTGCCAAATCCGGACATCCGGGTGGATCTTTATCAGCAGCTGATGTATTTACATATTTATATTTCGTTGAGTTAAACGTTGATCCTAAGAATCCAAAAGATGAAAACAGAGATCGTTTCGTATTATCTAAAGGACATGTAGCTCCTGGATATTACTCAACATTAGCAGAAAGAGGATTTTTCCCAAAAGAAGATCTGTTAACATTAAGACATGTAGGATCTTACTTACAGGGACATCCTGATATGAAGAAGATTCCAGGCGTAGATATGTCTAGTGGATCATTAGGACAGGGAATCTCTGCCGCAGTTGGTATGGCACTTGCTGCAAAACTTCAGAATAAAGACTATCGTACATATACACTTCTTGGTGATGGTGAGATCCAGGAAGGACAGGTATGGGAAGCTGCAATGTTTGCAGGATCCAGAAAACTTGACAATTTAGTAGTTATCGTTGATAACAACGGATTACAGATTGATGGGCCAATTGATGAAGTAAACTCTCCATATCCGATCGGAGCTAAATTCGAAGCATTTAACTTTAATGTGGTTGAAATTGATGGTCACGACTTTGATCAGATCGCTGATGCGTTCAAACAGGCAAAAGAATGCAAAGGAAAACCAACAGCGATCATTATGAAGACGATCAAAGGTAAAGGTGTATCCTTTATGGAGAATCAGGTTTCATGGCATGGTTCTGCACCAAATGATGAACAATGTAAACAGGCACTGGAAGAATTAGAAAAGGTGGGCGAGTAA